Genomic window (Methanobrevibacter sp.):
AAACTATATTCAAATAAGGATTTTGTTTTTAAAGCTGTTCGAAACATTAACGATTGTAGAATCCCCACTGATTTAATACCGAAGTGTCCGGTCTGCGGAAAAGAAATGGCCTTGAATCTAAGGGTTGACAATACATTTGTTGAAGATGAAAAATGGATGGAAATGTATAATAATTATTCTAAATATTTAGAACATGCTGATGAAGACAGAAACATCGTATTTTTAGAGTTGGGCGTTGGCTTTAACACACCTTCAATAATAAGATATCCATTTGAACAGATGACCTATGAAAATCCAAACACCACATTAATTAGGTTAAACAGAAGTTCATCGCAGGCAATATCTCAAAACAAAGATAAAACAATTTGTTTTGATGAAAAAATTTCAGAAATATTTGCATATTGGCTTTCGAGGATTTAAATTATTTTTTTAAGTTTCTTGTGTTTTCAAGAATCCAGAAATATTCATATAATGAAGAACAAATTATAATCATGAATGTGTTAATCACTGAAAAAGAAGTGAAAAATGTAATTACAAAATCAAATCTGCCGGTGTGTGACTTTTCAGTAAATCCATATTTAGGCTGTCTTCATGCATGTAAATACTGCTATGCCTCCTTCATGAAATGCTTTTCAAAACACACAGAACCCTGGGGAGAATTTTTGGATATAAAATACTGGGATGAAATTAAAAATCCTCATAAATATGATGGAAAAACAATGTTTATCAGCTCAGTTACTGATCCATACCAACCACTTGAAGAAAAATATGAAAGAACAAAAACATTGCTGGAACAATTACAAGGTGCCAATGTAGGATTGAGCATTGCAACAAAATCCGATTTGATACTAAGAGATTTGGATTTGTTGAAATCATTTGAAAACGTTAGAGTTTCTTTTTCAATCAATACTTTAGATGAAAACTTTAAAAATGATATGGATGATGCTGTAAGTATAAAAAGACGCCTTAAAGCCATGAAAACATTATATGATGAAGGAATTAGAACAACATGTTTTATCTCACCAATATTTCCTGAAATTACTGATGTTCCATCCATTATTAACAAAACCAAAGATTATTGCAATTTGATTTGGCTTGAAAATTTAAACTTGAGGGGCGACTATAAATCAACCATCTTAAATTATATTAAAGAAAATTATCCTGATTTATTTCCATTATATGATTTGACATATAATAAAAAAGATAGAGGCTATTGGAAGAGTCTGAATAATGAACTTAAGGAATACTGCGAAAATCAAGGATTGCTGTATCTTAGGGATGATGACTCTATCATACATCCTTTTGATGAACCGCCAATTGTTGTAAATTATTTCTATCATGAAGAAATAACAAAAACTGCAAAAAGAAGAAATAACAGACATCATTAGCTATTCAAAACATGAGGAATGATAAGTTGGAAACAATTAAAATATTATCAGTTAATGAATAAGCTTCACAATCCAATTCTCTGTTAATATTAACATCAGTTAAGCTATTGAAAACTAACTTTTAAAAACAATTCCATATAAATAAACCCTAAAATAACACGAACAATTCGTATAAAACTTATAAAAAAGTTCTGATACTTATCAATTTTCAGCACTAAAACTCTGATATGTAATTTATTTTTTGATGATTATAAAATTTTGGAAGGTATTTCAAACCTCAATTTATATTGTTGGAATTGTAGCAACTTAATCCAATTTACATTAATGAAAATGTTTTAATTGGAATGAATACTACCCCATCATCTTTAACAATACTTTGAGTTTTATTTGAAATTACAATTCCAAAATCAGAATTATATTTATTCATAGCATTTTTTATTTGCCTTTTATTTTTATCACCAATACCCACTTCAATAGGAATTATATCTCCCATAATTGTATTAATTAAAAAATCAACATTACTCTTTTTCCTTGAATCATAGAATATTCCAAAATCCCTTTTAGTTTTCTCTTTCATCATGAATAATGAAGAGGCAACATAATTTTCCAGTAATGATCCAAAATAATCTCCTTTAGTTTGTGTTGATTGGCCATTTAATTGATAAATGCAAGCTTTCATCTGAGTTGATAAAAAATAATATTCACGGGGGTATCTATTTCTTTTAGTTATTGAACCATAGGCATCCACACTGAAAATCAAATGAGCATTGCAAAATGATTCTAAAATATTTAAAACAGATGTTTTAGATAATTCAAAATTATTCGCCAATTTTTGAACTGACAGAGACCCTGGTTTTTGAAGAGCAATTGTATTTAAAATTGAATAAGAGGATTGGCGAATAGGAGTTGTGAATGATGAAATTAAATCCAAGTCCTTTTCAAGAACCCTATTTTTTATATCAATTGTTGTTTGGATAACTTCTTGATGAGGTAAATTAAATGAAGACGGCAATCCACCATATTGAATAAAATCCTGCCAAATTTTATCAGAATCCCTTTTAAACTTATTATAAACATTAAGTTGAACTTGCTTCTCAATTTTTAGAGAATCTTCAATTTCACCAGAAAAAATCATGTTAAAAAGTGTTTGACTAATATTTTCAGGCATGCTGCAATCATATTTTAAGTATAGATATTCTGAAAAATTTAGAGGATATATTCCCTTTTTAATAGAACGTCTAGCTGAATCCATGGAATATTCTAGATTTAATGCGTCTGAACCAGTGAATATTAAGAATACCTTTTTATTTTCATCAAAAATGATTTTTCCAACATGGTCCCAATTATCTGAATATTGTGACTCATCAACAAAAATAAATAATGGATTCCTGTTCAAATAAGCTTCCTCATTAATATCCTTAATAAATAAATCAGTATAATCTAAAATATTGAATTCCCCTTGATCTTTAAGCCTGTCTAAATCAAGGTATAATATCTGATTTGGATTAATTTCTCTTGTATTGGTTAAGTAATCATAAAGTTGAAATAAAATAGTTGTCTTTCCAACACCGCGTAGTCCAGGCATTATGTAAAATCTGGCATCACTGCCGTTATCAAGAAATAAATCAATTCTATTTTTTAGTTCAAAAAAATCATTTCTTTTATTCAATTCATTATCTGACATTTTAATTGAATATTCTACAATATCAGGTGTTGTTTTTAAGATATTAAATAAATATTGCCTTTTTTCATTGTTTTCCATGATGTTTCTCCGAAATATTTTTTTAGTTATATAATTATTAGATATTTACAATTTATATACTTTAGTTTTTTAAACGACCAATTGTTTATATATACATAGTTTTTTAAACGACCAAATAATGTAGGCATATAGGATATTATTTATCACAAACTAACTTTTAAAAACCTGATTAAAACCTAAAAAATACGAACATTTCGTATAAACTTATAAAAAAGTTCTTATACTTACCCTTTCCCAGCACTAAAACTCTGATAGAGAATTTATTTTTTGATGATTATAAATTTTTGAAGTCATTAACAACCTAATGTTGATTAAATGCTTCTGAATGGATATATTCCATTTTTTTCATAACTATTCTTAAGCCAATAGGTAAATATTGGATCTGTAATCTGATATTTGTCATTTGCATATTCAATCAAGTCAAAGTCAAGCAGGCGATTTAATGGCCTATTAAGTGAACCGCTAGTAACTTCTAATGAGTTAGCTATTTCAATTCTTTTTTTAGGGTTGTCAAGTAAAGAAATTACTATTTTTTGTTCTTGAAATGTTAATTTAGACCACATGAATACAAAATGTAGTGCAAGATAGTCGATTGAATCTTTAAATAACTCGATAATGTTATTTTCTGTTAAGGTTATGTTCTCCGGAAGAATTTTTGCAAATATGTTGATGTAATATGGTATTCCACGAGTGCATTTGTAAAATCTTTCAGATGCCCCAACATCCATTTGTATGTTCCTTGAAAGTGATTTAATATAATCTATGGTGGTTTGCTTTGAAAACGGATGTATTTCAATTGTCAGCATTCTTCCTCCAAATGCACCATCTTTTCCATTTAAATCATTGATCAGGCTGTCCTTTAAACTCATACTACCGCAAAATATGTATGCAACATTCTTTTGGTTTTGAATGAAGCTACGCATATACCATAAGAATTTGTCCACATTGTCCAAATCTTTAATCAATTGGATTTCGTCAATGAAAATGAATACTCCTTTCAATTTGTCACTGTTGTCTTCATAAATTTTTTGAGGCAATTCCATTACAAAGTCCGCTAATTTTGCATAATTGTCCTCTCTTTCAAAGACTGGTATTGGAATGTGTTCGTAAGATAGAATCTTATCTATTTTGAATTTATTTGTTTTGAAGTATTTTTCTATTTGTTTGCCAACTGTTCTTAAGCCGAATTCCTTTGAGGATTTTATTATTGAGTCATAGATTATTTTGATTATACTGCCTCTTGTCAGGTTTTTCTGTTGGTATGCATTGCTTCTTGACAAGTCAATATCGACAACCAAATATTCCTTGTCAAATTTATTTTTAATTTTTTTGATGAGTGCTGTCTTTCCCACTCCCCTAATTCCTGTCAACAGTATAGTTGGTGATGAATTGAATTCAGTGCTAGCCAATAAATTTGACAACATGTTAATTTCATCTACTCTATTGTAGAATTGTGTTTCGGTTAAATTTGTATTTGTAATGCTTGCAATTTCATCCATATGTAACCCTCATGTAATCCAATTTGCATTATGTATTGTATTATAATGTACTTTTAATTATATAATTAATTTTTCATTATATATTGTAGTATAATGTATTTTTCATTATATATAATCCTAATTATTTTATTTGTTCGTTGAAAAAACATGAAAAAAAGTTCCAATACTTATCGATTTTTCATCACTAAAAACCCTTTAATTTATATAAAGAAACCCAAAAATAACACGGACAATTCGTATAACACGTATAAAAAAAAAGTTCTGATACTTATCACATTCTGGCACTGAAACTCTGATATGGAATTTATTTTTTGATGATTATAAAATTTTTGGAAGACCAGAACTACCATTGGTTATTGTAATGCAATGTGTTTTTTGCGCATTATAATGGAATTTCCATTACATAATATGAAATGTTCCAAAGATGCTCAGTAATTATGGAGATTTACCCTAGCCAATTAATCCAGTATCCTGATTTATCCTCAGACTTTTCAGATATAATTTGAAAAGATTATTTTTTAATTTGTATTTACCCCTTGCTGGCTTTATTATCATATTTTTGTTAATTAAACTTTTCAGCAATGCTGAAGGTTCTGAGTTTAGATGGGCATTCTCCTTTATATAGGAATAGGACAAGATTGTTTCCTCACTTTCAGCCATTAAGCATAGTATCTTTCGCTCCTCTGTAGTGGATTTGGCGAATAATGCTTTAAATTCACGTTGATACAAAATGTTTAAAGAGTACACTGATGCCTTTTTAAACTCATCAATAGTCACTTTATCATCATTAGCTTCTTCAAAACAACTGTAAGCTAGAATCTGCATATAATATGGGATTCCATTGGATAATTCATATATTCCTTTTATGACATCCTCTTCAAATATCACATTTTGTTTTTTAATCGGAATTTTGATTGCATCAGACACTTCATCGTAGGACAATGGTCCTATCAAATATGGTTCAAATATCCGTACTGCTGAATCAAGTTTGTCCTGTATTTTGTTGAAAATGTCTTCTGATCCTGTAGCTACAAACATTATATTTTTTCCTTTTAGGGTGTCCGCCAAAATTAGTTTTTGGCAGACCAGTTGATTTTTAATTAAA
Coding sequences:
- a CDS encoding ATP-binding protein — its product is MENNEKRQYLFNILKTTPDIVEYSIKMSDNELNKRNDFFELKNRIDLFLDNGSDARFYIMPGLRGVGKTTILFQLYDYLTNTREINPNQILYLDLDRLKDQGEFNILDYTDLFIKDINEEAYLNRNPLFIFVDESQYSDNWDHVGKIIFDENKKVFLIFTGSDALNLEYSMDSARRSIKKGIYPLNFSEYLYLKYDCSMPENISQTLFNMIFSGEIEDSLKIEKQVQLNVYNKFKRDSDKIWQDFIQYGGLPSSFNLPHQEVIQTTIDIKNRVLEKDLDLISSFTTPIRQSSYSILNTIALQKPGSLSVQKLANNFELSKTSVLNILESFCNAHLIFSVDAYGSITKRNRYPREYYFLSTQMKACIYQLNGQSTQTKGDYFGSLLENYVASSLFMMKEKTKRDFGIFYDSRKKSNVDFLINTIMGDIIPIEVGIGDKNKRQIKNAMNKYNSDFGIVISNKTQSIVKDDGVVFIPIKTFSLM
- a CDS encoding radical SAM mobile pair protein B, which codes for MNVLITEKEVKNVITKSNLPVCDFSVNPYLGCLHACKYCYASFMKCFSKHTEPWGEFLDIKYWDEIKNPHKYDGKTMFISSVTDPYQPLEEKYERTKTLLEQLQGANVGLSIATKSDLILRDLDLLKSFENVRVSFSINTLDENFKNDMDDAVSIKRRLKAMKTLYDEGIRTTCFISPIFPEITDVPSIINKTKDYCNLIWLENLNLRGDYKSTILNYIKENYPDLFPLYDLTYNKKDRGYWKSLNNELKEYCENQGLLYLRDDDSIIHPFDEPPIVVNYFYHEEITKTAKRRNNRHH
- a CDS encoding ATP-binding protein — its product is MDEIASITNTNLTETQFYNRVDEINMLSNLLASTEFNSSPTILLTGIRGVGKTALIKKIKNKFDKEYLVVDIDLSRSNAYQQKNLTRGSIIKIIYDSIIKSSKEFGLRTVGKQIEKYFKTNKFKIDKILSYEHIPIPVFEREDNYAKLADFVMELPQKIYEDNSDKLKGVFIFIDEIQLIKDLDNVDKFLWYMRSFIQNQKNVAYIFCGSMSLKDSLINDLNGKDGAFGGRMLTIEIHPFSKQTTIDYIKSLSRNIQMDVGASERFYKCTRGIPYYINIFAKILPENITLTENNIIELFKDSIDYLALHFVFMWSKLTFQEQKIVISLLDNPKKRIEIANSLEVTSGSLNRPLNRLLDFDLIEYANDKYQITDPIFTYWLKNSYEKNGIYPFRSI